In the genome of Telluria mixta, the window GAACGCAGTCTCGTCGCGAAACATGCAGACGTCGTCGTGCGGCTGTGGCACGACTGTTTCCACATATAAGAATTTTCTTTAGGAAAGTATTTACGAATTGATTTTCGTCAATACGTAAGACTCCGGTAGGGCCAACGTAGTGATCTACGTCAAGCCTATTACCGGAGTCTTCATGCAACAGCGTACAAGAATCGCATTGGCCGTGGCCCTTGCCACGCATACGATGTCGGCCCTTGCACAAGAACCACTGCAGCGCGTCGAAGTGACGGGCTCGCGCATCCGCCAGGTCGACCTGGAAACGGCGCAGCCGATCCAGGTGCTGACCCAGGACCAGATCCAGAAGACCGGCCTCGTCACCGTCGGCGACATCATCAACAACCTGTCCGCCGCCGGCACCCCGGCCTTTTCCAAAGGGCAGACGTTGACGTCGAACCGCGAACAGGGCGGCCAGTACATCAACATGCGCAACCTCGGCGCGAACCGGCTGCTGGTGCTGGTAAACGGCAAGCGCTGGACGCAGACGGTCGCCGGCTACACCGACATGTCGACGATCCCGGCGGCGCTGATCGAGCGCATCGACATCCTGAAGGATGGCGCTTCGTCGATCTACGGGTCGGACGCGATCGCGGGTGTCGTCAACATCATCCTCAAAAAGAGCATGCAGGGCGGCCTGGCCAGCGTGTACGCAGGCCGCAACGAACAAGGCGACGGCAGAAAGAAGGACTATGCCCTGTCGTACGGTGCGGGCGGCGACAGGGCGAACATGATGTTCGGCCTGACGTACACCGAGGACGGGGCCGTGTGGGCGAAGGACCGCGACATCACCGCCTTTCTGTACGGCCCCGGCCACGTGAACGCCAGCCTCGGCACGGGCCCGTGGGGCCGCATCCGCCAGGTGAACGCCGGCGGCGGCGCGACCGGTTTCAACAAGATCCTGAACCACACCGGTTCGTACCTGGGCGACGGCACCGGCACCCGCTCGCGCGATCCGAACAATTACCACGACTATACCGGCGCGGATGCCGATACGTTCAACTCGTCGGACCAGATGATGTATCTGTCGCCGACCCGGCTGGCGTCCATCTTCACCAGGGGCAGCATCACCCTGCCGCACGCGATGCGCTTCACGACCACGGCGATGTTCGCGGACCGCACGGCGGCGCGCGAGAACGCCGGCTACCCGCTGAGCTCCCTTACGCAGAGCAAGTTCCCCGTCTACATCGACAAGAACAGTTACTACAACCCGTACCCGGGCCAGGACCTGTTCTTTTACCGGCGCACGACCGAAGTGCCGCGCATGGCGACCAACGAGAACCGGACGCTCCACATCGACGTCGGCCTGGAAGGCACCGTCGACCTGTCCGGCAAGGCGTGGAGCTGGAGCGTCGGCTACAACCACAGCGCCATCACGGGCGCCATCCTGTCGAAAGGCCACCTGAACCTGCTGAACCTCAAAAAGGCGCTCGGCCCATCGTTCCTGAACGCGGCGGGTGCCGTACAGTGCGGCACGGCCGCCAACCCGATCCCGCTGGCCGAGTGCGTGCCGTTCGACATCGTGGGCGGCCCGTCGGCGTCGACCGCCGCGGCGCTGGACTACGTGATGTCCACCGGCCAGGCCACCTACGGCTCGACCATCAACAGCGCCACCGCCGACATCACCGGCGACCTGTTCGACCTGCCGGCCGGCGCGGTCGGCATCGCGGCCGGGCTCGAGCACCGCTCCGTCTGCGGCTACGACCGTCCGGGCCAGTTCGAGCAGTCGGGCTACTCGACCGACCTGGCAGGCAACGCCACCGTCGGCAGGTACACGGTGCGCGAAGCCTATATCGAATTCAACGTCCCGCTGCTGAAGAACAAGCCGTTCGCGCAACTGCTGGGCATCGACATCGCGTCGCGCCATTCCGACTACAGCAACTTCGGCAACACCACGAACAGCAAGGCCAGCGTGATGTGGAAGCCGGTGCGCGACCTGCTCGCGCGCGCCACGTACGCCCAGGGCTTCCGCGCGCCGACCCTGAACGACACCTTCGGCGGCGGTTCGCAGGCCTTTGACGCCTACCTGGACGCGTGCGACAGCAAGTATGGCGAAGCGGCGAAGAACCCGGCCGTGGCGGCCCGCTGCGCGGCCGCCGGCGTTCCGGCCGGGTTCCGCCAGGTCAACCAGGCCGGCACGCCCGTCCCCGCCGGCGGCGCGCAGACGCCGTTCCCGTTCCAGCAGGGCGCCGGCAACGCCGCGCTGCAGCCGGAAACGGCGACGACGAAGACCATCGGCCTCGTCTACAGCCCGGGCTGGCTGAACGGCGCCTCGATCGCGCTGGACTGGTTCGACATCCACGTCGAGAACCGCATCACGGGCGTGACCGCGGCCTACGAGATCAACCAGTGCTATGTCGGCGGCGTGCAGGCGTTCTGCGACAGGATTCAGCGCGACCCGGTCACCGGCATGATCACGAGCCTGTCGCGCCGCAACGCCAACCTGGGCGAACTGCAGACGAAGGGCTTCGACCTGGCCCTCGCTTACCGTTTCCCGCGCACGGCCTTTGGCCAGTTCAACGTACGTTCGGAATCGACTTATACCGAAACGTTCCGCATCAGGAGCACGCCGGCGTCGAACTGGGACAACTATGCCGGCGAGTTCACGTACAACCGCGTGAAGTCGAACCTGGCACTCGACTGGAACCTCGGCAACTGGAGCGCCACGCTGGCGTCGCGCTACTACAGCGGCGTGAAGGTCCATTGCTGGAGCGCGGCCAATAACGAGGAATGCAGCAACCCGAACGACCCGGCCAGCTGGGGCACGGGCTACACGAAGTTCGGCGCACAGGTCTACAGCGACCTGTCGCTGGGGTATGCCCTGCCGTGGCAAGCGAAGCTGCTGGTCGGCGCCAACAACGTATTCGACCGCAAGCCGCGCATCGTCTACGACGCCAACACGTCCTTCGTGAACGGCACGTCGGCGTCATCGGCTGTCGATCCGCAGATGCCGATCGATCGCCTGTTCTACGTGCGCTACAACCAGTCGTTCTGACCTTTCAAGAAATTTTGCCTGTTGTACAAATGTAACAGTCTAAAAAGCAGGCAAATTCTCTTGCCCCAATCTGGTGCATTCCGGCCGTAAAAGAATGTTGCACCCATTCTAGCGATCTGTAGGGGGTTCTACGTCCAAACTGATGCATTCAGCATAGATTCATGTCTGTACCCAACATTTGTTTCCGTAAATACGCCCAACTTCGGTGATTTACTTGTAATTACGCAAACCCGCAACACCCACAAATATGCACCCTCGAACATTGACAGGCTGCCACGGTGGATGCTTCCATTGCCAGCTTGAAAAAAAATGTTAACCACATTGCTTTCAAGACAGTCGCTTCGCAGCGACGGCCTCACACGGCTGCTGCTACCCAGTTCGCCGTGCTCTAACCTAGGAGTTTTGTAACCATGATGGAAAAAGTCTTGTCCCGCTCGATCCGCCTGATCTGCGTCAGCGGCATCGCGTTCGGGATGCACGCGGCTTACGCGCAAGAGACCCAACCGGCGCCGCTGCAGCGTGTCGAAGTGACTGGCTCGCGCATCCGCCAGGTCGACCTGGAAACGGCACAACCGATCCAGGTGATGACCCAGGAACAGATTCAAAAGACGGGTCTCGTGACCGTCGGCGACATCCTGAACCAACTGTCTTCCGCCGGCACGCCGGACTTCGACCGCGGCGGTTCGCTGACGTCGAACCGCGAAAACGGCGGCCAGTACATCAGCCTGCGCAACCTGGGCTCGAACCGCCTGCTGGTCCTGGTGGACGGCAAGCGCTGGACCCAGTCCGTCGACGGCTACACCGACATGTCGACCATCCCGTCGGCCATGATCGAGCGCATCGAAGTCCTGAAGGACGGCGCCTCGTCGATCTACGGCTCGGACGCGATCTCGGGCGTGGTCAACATCATCCTGAAGAAGCGCATGGATGGCGGCCAGCTGAGCCTCTACAGCGGCGCCAACGACAAGGCCGACGGCCGCGCCAAGGACTTCTCGCTGACCTACGGCGCGAGCAGCGACAAGGCGTCGCTGATGGTCGGCCTGTCGCACACCGAACAGGGCACCGTGTGGGCCCGCGACCGCGACATCACCAAATACCCGAAGGGCCCGGCTCACCCGACGTCCGGCCTGGGCGCCGGTCCGTGGGCTGAAGTCCTGCCGGCCAACGGCGATGCGTTCGACTACGTGCTGAACCACACCGGCGGCGCCGGCGGCAACGGTATCGGCACGGGCTCGGACCCGCGCAACACGGCCAACTACCACGACTGGAAGAGCAGCATCGTCGAGGACAAGTTCAACAGCGCCTCGCAGATGATGTTCCAGATGCCGAATCGCCTGGACACGCTGTTCACCAAGGGCACGCTGGAACTGCCGTACAACATGCAGCTGAGCACGACCGCGATGTACTCGCAGCGCCAGTCGTCCGCGCAGGTCGCAGGCTACCCGCTGCGCAGCGATGCGCAGCCGAGCTACCCGGTCTATATCGACAAGGACAACTACTACAACCCGTTCGGTGAAGACCTGTACTTCATCCGCCGCACCGTCGAAGTGCCGCGCGTGACGGAAAACACGAACAACACGTTCCACGTCGACACCACCCTGTCGGGCACGTTCGACTGGAAGGGCAAGGCCTGGAACTGGGACGTGGGCTACAACCACAGCGCCGTCCGCGGCACGACCATGGGCACCGGCAACGTCAACCTGCTGAACCTGAAGAAGGCTCTGGGTCCGTCGTTCCTGAACGCCAACGGCGTCGTCCAGTGCGGCACCGCTGCCGCCCCGATCCCGCTGGCGGAATGCAAGCCGTTCAACATCATCGCCGGTCCGGGCGCAACCAACAAGGAAACCCTGGACTACGTCATGTCGACCGGCCAGGCAACCTACGGCTCGACCATCAACAGCGCGACCGCCAACATCAGCGGCGAGCTGCTGCAGCTGCCGGCCGGCATGCTGGGCGTGGCAGGCGGCGTCGAACACCGCGAAGTGCGCGGCTACGACATCCCGGGCCAGTTCGAGCAATCGGGCTACTCGACCGACCTGGCAGGCAATTCGACCATCGGCAAGTACTCGGTGCGTGAAGCCTACCTCGAAACGAACATCCCGATCCTGAAGGGTGTGCGCTTCGCGGAACTGCTGAGCGTCGACCTGGCGACCCGCTACTCGGACTACAGCAACTTCGGCAACACCCACAACAGCAAAGCCAGCTTCATGTGGAAGCCGATCAAGGACCTGCTGGTCCGTGGCACGTGGGCACAAGGCTTCCGCGCACCGACCGTGGGCGACACGTTCGGCGGCGGCCAGCAGACCTACGACACGTACATGGACCCGTGCGACAGCGCCTACGGCCAGCGCGGTACGCCGGGCGTCGATGCACGCTGCACGGCGGCAGGTGCGCGTCCGGGCTTCCGCCAGACCGACCAGACCAACACCCCGATCAGCGACGCGGGCGGCGCACAGAGCGCCAACCCGTTCATGTCGGGTGCCGGCAATGCATCGCTGCAGCCGGAACGCGCCAAGACGAAGACCTTCGGCTTCGTCTACAGCCCGGCCTTCCTGCCGGGTCTGTCGGGCTCGCTGGACTGGTACAACATCCGTGTCGACAACCTGATCAGCGGCATCTCGGCCACCCAGGTCGCCGAATACTGCTACGTGCAGGGTGTCGCTTCGTTCTGCAACGCGATCAAGCGTGACCCGATCACGGGCCAGATCACCAACCTGTCGCGCGGCAACGCCAACCTGGGCGCGCTGGAAACCGAAGGCTACGACCTGTCGCTGGCCTACCGCTTCCCGCGTGGTGCCTACGGCGCGTTCGGCCTGCGTTCGGACTCGACCTTCGTGACCAAGTACCGCACCAAGGCCGATAACACGGCCGACTGGGAAAGCTCGCTGGGCGAATACGACGGCGGTGGCGGCTACGCTTACTACCGCGTCAAGTCGAACGTCGCGCTGGACTGGAGCCTGGGCAACTGGAGCGCCACCTGGACGGCCCGTTACTTCGGCGGTATCCGCGACAAGTGCTTCAGCAGCACCGTGGAATGCTCGACCCCGAAAGGTCTCGCCAACTGGGGTACCGGCTACAACCAGAAGGGTGCAATGGTCTACAACGACGTGAGCGTCGCGTACAAGACCTCGTGGAAAGGCCAGATCATGGTCGGCGCCAACAACATCTTCGACAAGGAAGCGCGTACCACCATCCTGGGTGCGTCGTCCTCGTCGGCGGTGGACGCCAACCTGCCGATCGACCGCTTCATCTACGTGCGCTACAACCAGTCGTTCTAATCCCCGTTTGAACGCCTGAACAATGCCCGCCAGGTTCGCCTGGCGGGCATTTTTTCATCCGAGCGGCTATCATGAACGGTCGATGAACAAGTCACGAACCATGCCTATCAAACTCAAGACCGAAAAAGATATCGCCAAGATGCGCGTCTCCGGCCGCCTGGCGGCCGAGGTGCTGGAAATGATCGCGGAATACGTCGTCCCCGGCGTCTCCACCGAAGAACTCGACCGGCGCTGCAACGACTACATCCGCAAGGTGCAGAAGGCCACGCCCGCCAACGTCGGCTACCACGGCTTTCCGAAGACCCTGTGCACGTCCGTGAACAGCGTCGTCTGCCACGGCATCCCCTCCCCCGCCGAGATCCTGCAGGATGGCGACATCGTCAACATCGACGTCACCGTGATCAAGGACGGCTGGCATGGCGACACGAGCCGCATGTACTTCGTCGGCACCCCGAGTCCGGAGGCGAAGAAGCTCGTCGACACGACGTACGACGCCATGATGGCCGGCATCCGCGCCGTGCGCCCGGGCGCGCGCCTGGGCGACGTGGGCCATGCGATCCAGAAGCTGGCGGAAGCCCAGGGCTATTCCGTCGTGCGCGAATACTGCGGCCACGGCATCGGCAAGGTCTACCACGAAGACCCGCAAGTGCTGCACTACGGCCGCCCGAACACGGGCATGCTCATCAAGGAAGGCATGACGTTCACGGTCGAACCGATGATCAACCTGGGCGACGCCGACGTCGAACAGCTCGACGACGGCTGGACGGTCGTCACGCGCGACCGGTCGTTGTCCGCGCAGTGGGAACACATGATCGCGGTGACGAAGAACGGGTTCGAGATATTGACCCCGTGGCCGAAGAGCAAATAAAAAAAGCGCTCCCGAGGGAGCGCTTTTTCATGGTGCCGAACCCGATTATTTCGCGTTCATCAGCGCCACGGTGGTGTCCAGCATGCGGTTGCTGAAGCCCCACTCGTTGTCGTACCACGACGACACCTTCACCAGGCGGCCCGACACCTTGGTCAGGGTCGCGTCGAAGTTCGACGATGCCGGGTTGTGGTTGAAGTCGACCGACACCAGCGGCTCGGTGTTGTACGTCAGGATGCCTTTCAGCGCGCCTTCCGATGCGTCCTTCATCAGCTTGTTGATCTCTTCGACCGTCGTGTCGCGCTTGGCGATGAACGACAGGTCGACGATCGACACGTTGATGGTCGGCACGCGGATCGCGTAGCCGTCCAGCTTGCCGTTCAGTTCCGGCAGCACGAGGCCGACGGCGGCGGCGGCGCCGGTCTTGGTCGGGATCATCGACTGCGTGGCCGAACGGGCGCGGCGCAGGTCTTCGTGCATCACGTCGGTCAGCACCTGGTCGTTGGTGTAGGCGTGCACGGTGGTCATCAGGCCGTTTTCCAGGCCGATGGCGTCGTTCAGCGGCTTGACCAGCGGGGCCAGGCAGTTGGTGGTGCACGATGCGTTCGAGATGACGGTGTCCGTCGACTTCAGCACGTCCTGGTTCACGCCGAACACGATGGTGGCGTCGACATCCTTGCCGCCCGGTGCCGAGATGATGACCTTCTTGGCGCCGCCTTTCAGGTGGGCCGATGCCTTTTCCTTGGTGGTGAAGAAGCCGGTGCATTCCAGCACGACGTCCACGCCCAGCTCGCCCCACGGCAGTTCGGCCGGGTTGCGCTGCGCGTACACGCGGATGCGGTCGCCGTTGACGATCATGTAGTCGCCGTCCACTTCGACGGTGCCCGGGAACTTGCCGTGGGTCGTGTCGTAACGGGTCAGATGGGCGTTGTGCTCGACGTTGCCGAGATCGTTCAGCGCCACGATCTGGATGTCCTGCTTCTTGCCGCCTTCGTAGAAAGCGCGCAGCACGTTGCGGCCGATACGGCCATAACCGTTGATTGCTACTTTGATCGTCATTTATTCACTCCTGATTAAAAAAATCGTAACACCGAAGCATAGCGTGAAACCCGCCGGCCGGACAGTCTCAGGGCCGGCGGGTGCAATCCATCAGGCCGGGAGGACCGATTTGACCTTGGCGACAACATTCTCGACCGTGAAGCCGAAGTGCTTGAACAGCACCGGGGCCGGAGCCGATTCGCCGAAGGTATCGATGCCCACCACGGCACCTTCCAGGCCGACGTACTTGTACCAGAAGTCCGTCACACCAGCCTCGACGGCCACGCGCGGGATGCCGCGGCCCAGCACGGCAGCCTTGTAGGCCGCGTCCTGGCGCTCGAACACGTCGGTCGACGGCATCGACACCACACGCACCTGGATACCCTGGCCAGCCAGGGTTTCGGCGGCTTTCACCGCCAGTTCCACTTCCGAACCCGTCGCGATCAGGACCGCGGCCGGATTCGCCACATCGCGCAGCACGTAGCCGCCCTTGGCGATGTTCGCGACGGTTGCCGCGTCACGCTCCATGAACGGCAGGTTCTGGCGCGAGAAAATCAGGGTCGACGGACCGTCCTTGCGCTTGACCGCAGCGCCCCAGGCGACGGTCGATTCCGTCGTGTCGCACGGACGCCAGTTGTCCAGGTTCGGGATCAGGCGCAGCGACGAGACGTGTTCGACCGACTGGTGCGTCGGGCCGTCTTCGCCCAGGCCGATCGAGTCGTGCGTGAACACGAACAGCGAACGGATCTTCATCAGCGCGGCCATGCGCAGGGCGTTGCGGCTGTAGTCCGAGAACGTCAGGAACGTGGCGCCGAACGGGATGAAGCCGCCGTGCAGGGCGACACCGTTCATCATCGCGGCCATGCCGAATTCGCGCACGCCGTAGTTGATGTGGTTGCCCGGGGTGCCCGAACGGACGGCGACCGATTCCTTCCAGTTGGTCAGGTTCGAGCCGGTCAGGTCGGCCGAGCCGCCCAGGAATTCCGGCAGCACCGGGGCCAGCGCCTGGATCGCGTTCTGGCTCGCCTTGCGGGTCGCGATGGTTTCCTTCTTGTCGATGGTCTGCGCGATGGCGGCGGCCAGCGTCTCTTCGAATTTGCCCGGCAGGTCACCCTTCATGCGGCGCTCGAATTCGGCGGCCAGTTCCGGGTACTGCGCGCGGTAGCCGGCGAACAGCGCGTTCCACTCGCCTTCGACGGCGGCGCCCTTCTGCTTCTGGTCCCAGGCTTCGTAGATCGGGGCCGGGATGTCGAACGGGATGGCGTCCCAGATCAGGTGCTCGCGCACCGCGGCGACTTCCTTCTCGCCCAGCGCGGCGCCGTGCACCTTGTCGCCGCCCTGCAGGTTCGGCGAACCCTTGCCGATGATGGTCTTGCAGCAGATCAGCGTCGGACGGTCCGACTGCTTGGCCTGCGCGATGGCCGCGTCCACGGCGGCGACGTCGTGGCCATCCACGCCCGGGATCACGTTCCAGCCGTACGCTGCGAAGCGCTGCGGCGTGTCGTCCGTGAACCAGCCTTCCACCTTGCCGTCGATCGAGATGCCGTTGTCGTCGTACAGCCAGATCAGCTTGTTCAGGCGCAGCGTGCCGGCCAGCGACGCGACTTCGTGCGAGATGCCTTCCATCAGGCAGCCGTCACCCAGGAACGCGTACGTGTAGTGGTCGACGATGTCGAAGCCCGGACGGTTGAATTCCTTCGCGAGCAGCCACTCGGCCAGCGCCATGCCGACGGCGTTGGCGATGCCTTGGCCCAGCGGGCCGGTGGTCGTTTCCACGCCCGGGGTGATGCCGACTTCCGGGTGGCCCGGGGTCTTCGAATGCATCTGGCGGAAGTCGCGGATGTCGTCCATCGACAGGTCGTAGCCCGACAGGTGCAGCAGTGCGTAGTGCAGCATCGAACCGTGGCCGTTCGACAGCAGGAAACGGTCGCGATTCATCCAGCCCGGATTGGCCGGGTTGTGGCGATAATGGCCGTCCCACAGCGCGACGGCGATCTCGGCCATGCCCATCGGCATGCCGGGGTGGCCGGAATTCGCCTTCTGGACGGCGTCCATCGCCAGCGCACGAATTGCGTTGGCCATCAGGGTGGTGGTTTGCAGAGATTTCATGGATGTGTGGGTCTGAGGATAGGGAAGCGGTGGCGGTCAAGCTGGCCTTAACCGGGTATTTTACCAGAGCATGACAACCTCGCTTTAAAATGCCGGCTCGTTAACGGTTCCGATTATCATCCATGCCACGTTTTTACTGCCCCCAGGCGCTGATCCCCGGCAGCGTCGTCGACCTGCCGGAAGCGGTCGCCCACCACCTGCACGTCGTGCGCCAGCAGAGCGGCGACGAGCTCGTGCTGTTCAATGGCGAGGGCGGCCAGGTGCGCGCGCGCCTCGCCGAGATCGGCAAGCGCCGCGCCAGCGCCGAGATCCTTGCGCACGACGCCGTCGACGTGGAACTCCCCTTCCGCGTCACCCTGGCCCAAGGTTTGCCGGAGGGCAGCAAGATGGACTGGATCGTCGAGAAGGCCGTCGAGCTGGGTGCGGCCGGCATCATCCCGCTGGCGGCGCAGCGCTCGGTCGTGCGGCTTTCGGGCGACCGTGCCGACAAGCGCCTTGCACACTGGCAGGCCGTCGTCGTCAGCGCGTCCGAACAATGCGGACGCAACCGGCTGGCACACGTCGCGCCCGTGCAGGACGCGAACCGCTGGCTTGCAGAATCAGGCACCAGCGCAGGCGCCGGCACGCGCATCCTGCTCTCCCCGCGCGCGGACGCATCGCTCGCGCAGTGGGTGCGCGCGACCCCGGCGCAGGACATCACCCTGCTCGTCGGGCCGGAAGGCGGTTTCACGGACCAGGAAGAAGATGCGGCGCGGGCTGCCGGCGCACTGGCCCTGTCGATGGGACCGCGCGTGCTGCGCACGGAGACGGCCGGATTGGCCGCGCTCGCGATCCTGGCGGCGGGCTGGGGCGGGATCTGAATAAAAAAACCCGCCCGCAGCCGGGGCTGCGTGCGGGGTTGTGCGAAACGGTTTCGCTTGGTTTCGCTTAGAACGTGTAGGCCAGGCCCAGGCTGAAGAAGCGGCCGATGGCGCCTGCCTGGTGCAGCGAGGCGTTGTACGACGTTTGCGCGCCCGAGTTGCCGTAGGTCGCCACGTCAGCCGGCGGCTGGCGGTCGAACAGGTTCAGGATCGAACCCTTCACCGTCAGGTTCTGGCTCAGCTTGTACTGCAGGTTCAGGTTGACCGACGTGAACGATGCAACGTGGCAGTAGTACTCAGGCTGCGGCAGGTTGCGGAAGTACGCGCGGCCACCCACGTTGAAGCTGGTACCGCCAGGGCCCGAGCAGTCGTTCACGCCCAGCGACGGGTCGATGGTCGAGAAGTCGCTGGTGTAGTTCACCGTCGTGTTCACGTCCAGCGGGCCACGGCTCCAGGCCAGCGAGAACTGTGCACGGTCCTTCGGGCTGCCGGTCGCGCCGGAAATCGCCGACGGGCCTTGCGTGCCGGCCAGCTGGTAGCTCACGCCACCGGCGGCTTCCGTCAGGTAGCTGAAGGTGTGCGCCGCGCTCAGGTTCGCCTTCAGGGAGCCCAGGTCGTTCGGCAGGCGCCAGCGGTAGCCGATGTCCGCTTCGATGCCGCTGGTCTTGGTGCCGCCCAGGTTCACGTATGGCGAGGTCGCGTAGATGATCGGGCCCAGCGCCGGGGTGCCGACGGAGGTGGTACCGTCGCCGTTGGCGATGTCCAGCGGGGTGACCGGGCCGCGCACGAATGCCGGGACGTAGCTTGGATCGTTACCGGCGGCCGACACGATCTGGTTGGTGACCTTGATGTTGTAGTAGTCGAGGGTGGCGTTCAGGCCACGCACCGGCTCCAGGATCACGCCCAGGGTGTAGGACGTCGATTTCTCAGGCGACAGCGACGGCGTGGTCAGCTGGACGTACGGCGGGTTCAGGCCGCAGGCGGTCGGCACATTGCCCGCGGTGTTCGGGTTGCCGTTCGCGCACAGGACCGGATCGTCGATACCGTTGAAGGTGAAGAACGAACCGGCATTGCCCACCTCGGCCGGGTTCGGCGCGCGGAAGCCCTTGGCGTACGTACCGCGCACGCCGAACTGGCTCATCGGCGCCCACT includes:
- a CDS encoding 16S rRNA (uracil(1498)-N(3))-methyltransferase; protein product: MPRFYCPQALIPGSVVDLPEAVAHHLHVVRQQSGDELVLFNGEGGQVRARLAEIGKRRASAEILAHDAVDVELPFRVTLAQGLPEGSKMDWIVEKAVELGAAGIIPLAAQRSVVRLSGDRADKRLAHWQAVVVSASEQCGRNRLAHVAPVQDANRWLAESGTSAGAGTRILLSPRADASLAQWVRATPAQDITLLVGPEGGFTDQEEDAARAAGALALSMGPRVLRTETAGLAALAILAAGWGGI